Proteins encoded together in one Campylobacter peloridis LMG 23910 window:
- the hemW gene encoding radical SAM family heme chaperone HemW, whose product MHLYIHIPFCESKCFYCSFTSLKKKDFEKDYLNALMQDIKHQLNFFKVDKNSFKSIFIGGGTPSLMEISFYETIFTFLQDYIKDNSEISIEANPSSSNLSWLKGMKDLGVNRISYGVQSFNEHKLKFLGRNHDQKSIFMSIENAKKAGFDNINLDLIYDTKLDNTKMLDYELLNLALLNISHVSAYNLTIEEKTRFAKKFHFKKNAPRLAKYFIKGIENLGYKQYEISNFGQICKHNLAYWQGKDYIGCGLSAVGFLKKQRFYTKKNLKDYIANPCFREVENLNLKDLHLEHIFLGLRSIVGVDETKLEPLEKEKALFLSKKGKLVYKNGIFYNTNYLLSDELALYINT is encoded by the coding sequence ATGCATTTATACATTCATATACCATTTTGCGAAAGCAAATGCTTTTATTGCTCTTTTACTTCGCTTAAGAAAAAAGACTTTGAAAAAGATTATCTAAATGCATTAATGCAAGATATAAAACATCAATTAAATTTTTTCAAAGTTGATAAAAATTCTTTCAAAAGCATTTTTATAGGTGGAGGAACCCCTAGTTTAATGGAGATTAGTTTTTATGAAACAATCTTTACTTTTTTGCAAGATTATATAAAAGATAATAGCGAAATAAGCATAGAAGCAAACCCTAGCTCAAGCAATCTTTCATGGCTTAAAGGTATGAAAGATTTGGGTGTTAATCGCATATCTTATGGCGTGCAAAGTTTTAATGAGCATAAACTAAAATTTCTTGGACGCAATCATGATCAAAAAAGCATTTTTATGAGTATAGAAAATGCAAAAAAAGCCGGATTTGATAATATTAATTTAGACTTAATTTACGATACAAAATTAGACAATACTAAAATGCTTGATTATGAGCTTTTAAATTTAGCATTGTTAAATATTTCTCATGTAAGTGCTTATAATTTAACCATAGAAGAAAAAACAAGATTTGCGAAAAAATTTCACTTTAAAAAAAATGCTCCAAGATTAGCAAAATACTTCATAAAAGGTATTGAAAATCTTGGGTATAAACAATATGAAATTAGTAATTTTGGACAAATTTGTAAGCACAATCTTGCTTATTGGCAAGGCAAAGATTATATAGGTTGTGGTTTGAGTGCTGTAGGATTTTTAAAAAAGCAAAGATTTTACACTAAGAAAAATTTAAAAGATTATATAGCAAATCCTTGTTTTAGAGAAGTAGAAAATCTAAATTTAAAAGACTTGCATTTAGAGCATATTTTTTTAGGCCTTAGAAGTATTGTAGGGGTAGATGAAACAAAGCTAGAGCCTTTGGAAAAAGAAAAAGCACTTTTTCTTAGCAAAAAGGGAAAATTAGTTTATAAAAATGGAATTTTTTATAATACTAATTATCTTTTAAGCGATGAGCTTGCTTTGTATATTAATACTTAA
- a CDS encoding RNA pyrophosphohydrolase has protein sequence MKEEKKYRPNVAVVVLSPAYPFDCKFFIAKRNDMEDIWQFPQGGIDEGESPKNALFRELKEEIGTDEVEILAEYPEWISYDFPAKIAQKMYPYDGQNQKYFLVKLKSSAKINLNTKHPEFNAFKFISLNEVFNTINHFKKPIYVKVLKYFKEKGYI, from the coding sequence ATGAAAGAAGAAAAAAAATACAGACCAAATGTTGCTGTTGTTGTGTTATCACCTGCTTATCCTTTTGATTGTAAATTTTTTATTGCAAAGCGTAATGATATGGAGGATATTTGGCAATTTCCTCAAGGTGGTATTGATGAGGGTGAAAGCCCTAAAAACGCACTTTTTAGAGAATTAAAAGAAGAAATTGGCACAGATGAGGTTGAGATTTTAGCTGAATATCCAGAATGGATTAGTTATGATTTTCCAGCAAAAATTGCACAAAAAATGTATCCTTATGATGGGCAAAATCAAAAATATTTTTTAGTAAAATTAAAAAGTAGTGCAAAAATAAATTTAAATACCAAACATCCTGAATTTAATGCTTTTAAATTTATATCATTAAATGAGGTTTTTAATACTATAAATCATTTTAAAAAACCTATTTATGTTAAGGTTTTAAAATACTTTAAAGAAAAGGGGTATATTTAA
- a CDS encoding aspartate kinase, translating to MLIVQKYGGTSVGTLERIDEVAKRVAKSKKNCDKLVVVVSAMSGVTNELIDFAHHFSKNPSGREMDMLLSSGERVTSSLLAIALNEMGLKAVAFSGRNAGIITDDVYTKARIEHIDTTNINKALDEGYIVVVAGFQGIDKMGNVTTLGRGGSDLSAVALAGALDADLCEIYTDVDGVYTTDPRIEPKAKKLDKISYEEMLELASLGAKVLQNRSVELAKKLNVKLVTRSSFNENEGTIITKEENMEQALVSGIALDKNQARVTLRNIDDKPGIAAEIFGTLANENINVDMIIQNVGVDGATNLGFTVPENELDLATDAMKKVLGANANIETDSAVVKVSVVGVGMKSHSGVASAAFKALANENINIQMISTSEIKISVIVHEKYGELAVRVLHEVYKLDV from the coding sequence ATGCTGATCGTTCAAAAATATGGAGGAACAAGCGTTGGAACGCTTGAGCGAATAGATGAAGTTGCTAAAAGAGTTGCAAAAAGTAAAAAAAATTGTGATAAATTAGTAGTCGTTGTTTCTGCAATGAGTGGAGTGACAAATGAATTAATCGATTTTGCACATCATTTTAGCAAAAACCCATCAGGTCGTGAGATGGATATGCTTTTAAGTAGCGGTGAACGCGTAACTTCGTCTTTACTTGCTATAGCTTTAAATGAGATGGGTTTAAAAGCGGTGGCATTTTCAGGGCGTAATGCTGGAATTATTACAGATGATGTATATACCAAAGCAAGAATTGAGCATATAGATACTACAAATATTAATAAAGCTTTAGATGAAGGATATATTGTAGTAGTTGCGGGTTTTCAAGGCATTGATAAAATGGGTAATGTTACTACTTTGGGTCGTGGAGGAAGCGATTTAAGTGCAGTAGCATTAGCTGGAGCGCTTGATGCTGATTTGTGTGAAATTTATACAGATGTTGATGGGGTTTATACAACAGATCCTAGGATTGAACCAAAGGCCAAAAAACTTGATAAAATTTCTTATGAGGAAATGTTAGAACTTGCAAGTTTAGGGGCTAAAGTATTACAAAATCGCTCAGTAGAGCTTGCTAAAAAATTAAATGTAAAATTAGTTACTAGAAGTAGTTTTAATGAAAATGAAGGGACGATTATTACTAAGGAGGAAAATATGGAACAAGCTTTGGTTAGTGGTATAGCACTTGATAAAAACCAAGCAAGAGTTACTTTAAGAAATATCGATGATAAACCAGGAATAGCAGCTGAAATTTTTGGAACTTTAGCAAATGAGAATATCAATGTGGATATGATTATTCAAAATGTTGGAGTAGATGGAGCGACTAATTTAGGTTTTACCGTGCCTGAAAACGAGCTTGATTTGGCTACTGATGCTATGAAAAAAGTTTTAGGAGCAAATGCTAATATAGAAACAGATAGTGCTGTTGTTAAAGTTTCTGTTGTAGGGGTTGGGATGAAGTCTCATTCTGGGGTGGCTTCTGCAGCTTTTAAAGCTTTAGCAAATGAAAATATAAACATACAAATGATTTCAACTAGTGAAATTAAAATATCAGTAATTGTGCATGAAAAATATGGAGAATTAGCTGTAAGAGTATTGCACGAAGTGTATAAGTTAGATGTATAA
- a CDS encoding HobA family DNA replication regulator, producing MSNNFLKFSLEQIRQNGAYMSWLEERRLEWSPLVASKLSLLLQGYTFIIITDEQRAWYEEYFLSQINKKATRPMLPFISLKGICNKNYNTQEEIALLNDLLSISFPNGYVYFYIGKNSDPKAQIAKSKEDSLLWLFDEQLQNSFYLSSLDKDLDYKLISLYKIFDKSLDAVLFSKVEI from the coding sequence ATGAGCAATAATTTTTTAAAATTTAGTTTAGAGCAAATTAGGCAAAATGGTGCTTATATGAGTTGGCTAGAAGAAAGGCGATTAGAGTGGTCGCCTTTAGTTGCCTCAAAACTTTCTTTACTTTTACAAGGTTATACATTTATAATTATCACAGATGAACAAAGAGCTTGGTATGAAGAATATTTTTTGAGTCAAATTAATAAAAAAGCTACTAGACCTATGCTTCCTTTTATTTCTTTAAAAGGAATTTGCAACAAAAACTATAATACTCAAGAGGAGATCGCTTTGCTTAATGATCTTTTAAGCATATCATTTCCTAATGGTTATGTGTATTTTTATATAGGAAAAAATTCAGATCCTAAAGCACAAATTGCAAAATCAAAAGAAGATAGCCTGCTTTGGCTTTTTGATGAGCAATTGCAAAATAGTTTTTATTTATCTTCTTTGGATAAAGATCTTGATTATAAACTGATTTCTTTATATAAAATTTTTGATAAAAGTTTAGACGCAGTTCTTTTTTCTAAGGTAGAAATTTGA
- a CDS encoding DNA polymerase III subunit delta': MSIRNKIIIHNDFEFIQEKLIKEYGQKKIRFFIPKNPDLELRLNDTSYDKNAQATARAIMKESYIAEANEKIIVIIAKSFREEAQNFLLKLFEEPPKNIYFIIVAPSKNVFLPTILSRFIVEKHKIQKEKMVLDFDLKKLDLLGILSLLKKYENIDKQECLELISTLSYECLKQDLKLNDEEIDFFYKAYELAKLNAKPAILLSVIALIIYERKNENH, from the coding sequence TTGAGTATTAGAAATAAAATCATTATCCATAATGATTTTGAATTTATACAAGAAAAACTTATAAAAGAATATGGGCAAAAAAAAATAAGATTTTTTATACCTAAGAATCCTGATTTAGAGTTAAGATTAAACGATACAAGCTATGATAAAAATGCTCAAGCTACTGCAAGAGCTATTATGAAAGAAAGTTATATAGCAGAAGCAAATGAAAAAATTATAGTAATCATAGCAAAAAGTTTTCGCGAAGAAGCACAAAATTTTCTACTAAAACTTTTTGAAGAGCCTCCAAAGAATATTTATTTCATCATTGTTGCACCATCTAAAAATGTTTTTTTACCCACTATACTTTCAAGATTTATCGTAGAAAAACATAAAATTCAAAAAGAAAAAATGGTTTTGGATTTTGATCTTAAGAAATTAGACTTATTAGGAATTTTATCTTTGTTAAAAAAATATGAAAATATAGACAAACAAGAGTGCTTAGAATTAATTAGCACATTAAGCTATGAATGTTTAAAACAAGATTTAAAACTAAATGATGAAGAAATTGATTTTTTTTATAAAGCTTATGAGTTGGCAAAATTAAATGCAAAACCAGCTATTTTACTAAGTGTGATAGCTTTGATTATATATGAGAGAAAAAATGAAAATCATTAA
- the folP gene encoding dihydropteroate synthase has translation MKIIKINPNTDFKSITQFIKPHKMGEKIMSKKTQIHFFLIKNLRAPAVNILKQDALRIGAELVTHKEVILGKEHTNALLMVTKEQIKKLIQKEKLQDFGLKNLALFLEQKFNKAKKAKIMGVININTDSFNAKSRVDEHALLEKIELFISQGADYIDIGAVSSRPGSVYCGKEEEFKRLKNALDLIYKEKIYEKCIFSLDSFDEYCLEYALNKGFKLINDITGFKNENLAKLALKYKATYILMHMQNTPQNMQDNPYYEDVLAELDEFFAQKLERLSELGLKDVILDVGIGFGKSPWHNMMLIKHLEHFLRFEKELLIGASRKSVINAYFNSSVEQRLAGTLYLHLEAFKNGASIIRVHDVYEHKQMFELAKAMDELSLE, from the coding sequence ATGAAAATCATTAAAATAAACCCAAATACTGATTTTAAATCAATAACTCAATTTATAAAACCCCATAAAATGGGTGAAAAAATCATGAGTAAAAAAACTCAAATTCATTTTTTTCTCATCAAAAATTTAAGAGCACCTGCTGTGAATATACTCAAGCAAGATGCATTAAGAATTGGAGCTGAACTTGTAACGCATAAAGAAGTTATATTGGGTAAAGAACATACCAATGCTTTGCTAATGGTTACAAAAGAACAAATTAAAAAACTCATCCAAAAAGAAAAGCTGCAAGATTTTGGTTTAAAAAATTTAGCTTTATTTTTAGAGCAAAAATTTAATAAAGCAAAAAAAGCAAAAATCATGGGTGTAATTAATATAAACACAGATAGCTTTAATGCAAAAAGCAGGGTAGATGAGCACGCACTTTTAGAAAAAATAGAACTTTTTATTTCTCAAGGAGCTGATTATATAGATATAGGTGCGGTATCTTCAAGGCCTGGGAGTGTGTATTGTGGAAAGGAAGAAGAATTTAAGCGTTTGAAAAATGCCTTAGATTTAATTTATAAAGAAAAAATTTATGAAAAATGTATTTTTAGTTTAGATAGCTTTGATGAGTATTGCTTAGAATATGCTTTAAACAAAGGTTTTAAGCTTATTAATGATATTACCGGTTTTAAAAATGAAAATTTGGCTAAACTTGCTTTAAAATACAAAGCTACTTATATACTTATGCATATGCAAAATACCCCACAAAATATGCAAGATAATCCTTACTATGAAGATGTATTAGCCGAGCTTGATGAATTTTTTGCACAAAAATTAGAAAGATTAAGTGAATTGGGTTTAAAAGATGTGATTTTAGATGTTGGTATTGGTTTTGGAAAAAGCCCATGGCATAATATGATGCTAATTAAGCATTTAGAGCATTTTTTACGCTTTGAAAAAGAACTATTAATTGGAGCTAGCAGAAAAAGTGTGATAAATGCGTATTTTAACTCAAGCGTTGAGCAAAGATTAGCTGGCACGCTTTATTTGCATTTAGAAGCTTTTAAAAACGGAGCAAGCATTATAAGAGTGCATGATGTATATGAACATAAACAAATGTTTGAACTTGCAAAAGCTATGGATGAACTTTCTTTGGAGTAA